A stretch of the Neisseria sp. DTU_2020_1000833_1_SI_GRL_NUU_006 genome encodes the following:
- the cas1 gene encoding type II CRISPR-associated endonuclease Cas1, whose amino-acid sequence MTWRSLLIQNSGKLSLHREQMLIRQNGESYTVPLEDIAVIVVEHRETLITAPLLSALAEYGTTLLTCDEQFLPCGQWLPYSQYHRQLKTLKLQLNISEPLKKQLWQHIVRRKILNQAFVADETGNDIAAKRLRALAAEVRSGDTGNREAQAAALYFQAVFGEKFTRNDNNAVNASLNYAYAVIRAAVARSLALYGWLPALGLFHKSELNPFNLADDFIEPLRPLVDLTILNLKEQGRLKSELTPQTKQALIRVLHSQVGIEQQTFSTLAAIDKMIASFQPSIVAKNARLLKLPEILPLKEYQYE is encoded by the coding sequence ATGACATGGCGCAGCCTGCTTATCCAAAACAGCGGCAAACTGTCGCTGCACCGCGAACAAATGCTGATTCGTCAAAACGGAGAATCTTATACCGTCCCCTTGGAAGACATCGCCGTCATCGTTGTCGAGCATCGGGAAACACTGATTACCGCTCCGCTTTTATCGGCATTGGCAGAATACGGAACCACTCTGCTGACTTGCGACGAACAATTCCTACCCTGCGGCCAATGGCTGCCTTACTCGCAATACCACCGCCAATTAAAAACCCTCAAACTGCAACTGAATATCAGCGAACCCTTAAAAAAGCAACTTTGGCAACATATCGTCCGCCGAAAAATCCTCAACCAAGCATTTGTTGCCGACGAAACAGGCAATGACATTGCGGCTAAACGGCTACGCGCATTGGCTGCCGAAGTTCGCTCCGGCGATACAGGGAACCGCGAAGCTCAAGCCGCCGCCCTCTATTTTCAAGCCGTGTTTGGAGAAAAATTTACCCGCAACGACAACAATGCCGTCAATGCCAGTCTGAATTACGCCTACGCCGTGATTCGGGCCGCCGTTGCCCGATCCCTTGCCTTATATGGTTGGTTGCCCGCACTGGGACTGTTTCATAAAAGCGAACTCAATCCCTTCAATCTTGCCGACGACTTTATCGAACCATTGCGCCCGCTTGTTGACCTGACCATACTGAATCTGAAAGAGCAAGGTCGTCTGAAAAGCGAATTAACACCGCAAACCAAACAAGCCTTGATCAGAGTCCTGCACTCCCAAGTCGGCATCGAACAGCAGACCTTCAGCACACTAGCAGCCATAGACAAAATGATTGCCTCATTCCAGCCGAGCATCGTCGCAAAAAACGCCAGGCTGCTGAAACTGCCCGAAATCCTGCCTTTGAAAGAATATCAATATGAGTGA